The Paenibacillus sophorae genome has a segment encoding these proteins:
- a CDS encoding DEAD/DEAH box helicase: MTKASFAAIGIQEDLEARLSEFGITSPSPVQAETIPLLLEGRDVLAASQTGTGKTLAYLLPLLQRIDPERRTVQKLVLAPTQELAMQIVREAERYGEGRGIRVLGLIGGAAVGRQIERLREHPQLVVGTPGRVRELIGLRKLKMHEVATVVLDEADQMFQLGGAGELEKIIASALRSRQLVMLSATIGPETRALASKVMNDPAEIGIDPETKTARGLEHLYIAVEERDKVDTLRRVLRYYNPQRAIVFVNMAETIAEVEAKLNHLGLTAGALYGDADKVTRSTVLGRFREGKFRVLVASDVAARGLDIENLPLVVSFDPAFDAEHYVHRAGRTGRMGRSGLSLSIVTPQQTFIMRKFARELGIAISERALYGGKILPPEELRGGAGPRREKPRSGQPAVRTAGIRPRAVADAGGAAGRGTAGSGGARREEAHGGSARPAPPGAKPGAGPRGAKAGAAAPGGKARSAERERNRKNKGAPKWLKDKKSRGDGQ; the protein is encoded by the coding sequence ATGACTAAAGCTTCTTTTGCGGCTATCGGCATCCAGGAAGACCTTGAAGCCCGATTGTCGGAATTCGGCATCACCTCTCCTTCTCCGGTTCAGGCGGAGACCATTCCGCTGCTGCTGGAGGGCCGGGATGTGCTGGCCGCTTCCCAGACCGGAACGGGCAAGACGCTGGCCTACCTGCTGCCCCTTCTGCAGCGAATCGATCCGGAGCGGAGAACGGTTCAGAAGCTGGTGCTGGCTCCCACCCAGGAGCTCGCGATGCAAATCGTGCGCGAAGCGGAGCGCTACGGCGAGGGACGCGGCATCCGCGTGCTCGGACTGATTGGCGGCGCAGCGGTAGGCCGCCAGATTGAGCGGCTGCGGGAGCATCCGCAGCTCGTCGTGGGCACGCCGGGGCGCGTGCGCGAGCTGATCGGGCTGCGCAAGCTGAAGATGCATGAGGTTGCCACGGTTGTTCTTGACGAGGCGGACCAGATGTTCCAGCTCGGCGGCGCGGGCGAACTGGAGAAGATTATCGCAAGCGCCCTGCGCAGTCGCCAGCTTGTCATGCTGTCGGCGACAATCGGACCGGAGACGCGGGCGCTGGCCTCCAAGGTTATGAACGATCCGGCCGAGATCGGCATCGATCCCGAGACCAAGACGGCGCGCGGATTAGAGCATCTCTATATCGCCGTTGAGGAACGGGATAAGGTGGATACGCTGCGCCGGGTGCTGCGCTATTACAACCCGCAGCGGGCGATTGTCTTCGTCAACATGGCTGAGACCATCGCGGAGGTGGAAGCCAAGCTGAATCACCTCGGACTGACGGCGGGCGCGCTCTATGGCGACGCCGACAAGGTGACGCGCAGCACGGTGCTGGGCCGCTTCCGCGAAGGCAAATTCCGCGTGCTGGTCGCCAGCGACGTGGCGGCGCGCGGGCTGGACATTGAGAATCTGCCGCTTGTGGTCAGCTTCGATCCCGCGTTCGACGCGGAGCACTATGTGCACCGGGCGGGGCGGACGGGCCGCATGGGCCGCAGCGGGCTGTCGCTGTCGATCGTCACGCCGCAGCAGACGTTCATCATGCGCAAGTTCGCCCGCGAGCTCGGCATAGCCATAAGCGAGCGCGCGCTGTACGGCGGCAAGATTCTGCCGCCGGAAGAACTGCGCGGCGGCGCAGGACCGCGCCGCGAGAAGCCGCGCAGCGGCCAGCCGGCGGTGCGGACCGCCGGCATCCGGCCCCGCGCCGTGGCGGACGCGGGCGGCGCGGCCGGGCGCGGGACAGCCGGCAGCGGCGGTGCGCGGCGCGAGGAGGCGCATGGCGGCAGCGCGCGCCCGGCGCCTCCGGGCGCCAAGCCGGGCGCCGGGCCGCGCGGAGCCAAGGCGGGTGCTGCCGCACCTGGCGGCAAGGCGCGAAGCGCCGAACGGGAGCGGAACCGCAAGAACAAGGGAGCGCCCAAATGGCTGAAGGATAAGAAGAGCAGGGGGGATGGCCAATGA
- a CDS encoding SDR family NAD(P)-dependent oxidoreductase: protein MELKGKVAVITGASSGIGAFTARLLGERGAIPVLLARSEDKLKAAAEGITGEYGLYRCDVSKSEDVEETFAKIYEAYGRVDILLNNAGYGKFEGLTEMAVEEFDQMMNVNYLGIVRCTKAVVPHMLKRGSGQIVNVASMAGKLGTSRATAYAATKHAVLGFTNALRQELRHSGIIVSAVNPGPIETNFIALADPSGSYIKNLGGFIMSPQYVAERMVRLMEKGKEELDLPRLAAAGIRLYGLFPRLVDKLSYKMLNRK from the coding sequence ATGGAGCTTAAGGGTAAAGTCGCAGTCATCACGGGCGCTTCCAGCGGCATAGGTGCGTTTACGGCGCGTCTGCTCGGAGAGCGCGGAGCCATTCCGGTGCTGCTTGCCAGGTCGGAGGACAAGCTGAAGGCCGCGGCGGAAGGGATAACGGGCGAATATGGACTTTACCGCTGTGATGTGAGCAAATCCGAAGATGTAGAAGAGACGTTCGCCAAGATTTATGAGGCTTACGGAAGAGTCGATATTCTGCTCAACAATGCGGGCTACGGTAAATTCGAAGGTCTAACGGAGATGGCGGTTGAAGAGTTCGATCAAATGATGAACGTTAATTATTTAGGCATTGTCAGGTGTACCAAGGCGGTCGTGCCGCATATGCTGAAGCGGGGAAGCGGCCAGATTGTCAATGTGGCATCGATGGCCGGCAAGCTCGGAACCTCGCGGGCAACAGCTTATGCCGCAACGAAGCATGCCGTCCTCGGCTTCACGAACGCGCTGCGCCAGGAGCTTCGCCATAGCGGCATCATCGTATCGGCGGTCAATCCGGGGCCGATTGAGACGAACTTTATAGCCTTGGCGGACCCGTCCGGTAGTTATATCAAGAATCTGGGCGGCTTTATAATGAGCCCTCAGTATGTCGCCGAGCGGATGGTGAGGCTCATGGAGAAGGGCAAGGAAGAACTCGACCTGCCGCGCCTCGCAGCCGCAGGCATTCGCTTGTACGGGCTATTTCCGCGGCTGGTGGACAAGCTGTCCTATAAGATGCTGAACCGGAAATAA
- a CDS encoding chemotaxis protein CheX, translated as MKAEVINPFLKSACVVIEQVIQVSPSTGNLGVREIELIDNHIWIKIGMTGQLSGDIVFGIAEHVALRMVSAMMGGYPISEMDEMGHSAISELGNMISGNASTILSNEGVTVDITPPQVMKSENLVAFLPRKALSIPLLMEGIGELDIQVMIF; from the coding sequence ATGAAAGCCGAAGTGATCAATCCGTTTTTAAAATCTGCGTGCGTCGTAATTGAACAAGTGATTCAAGTGTCGCCGTCAACCGGTAATTTGGGCGTAAGAGAGATCGAGCTGATTGATAATCATATATGGATAAAAATCGGAATGACGGGGCAGCTAAGCGGCGATATTGTCTTTGGCATTGCCGAGCATGTGGCTCTGCGCATGGTATCGGCCATGATGGGCGGCTATCCTATTTCCGAGATGGACGAGATGGGACACAGCGCCATTTCGGAGCTTGGCAACATGATCAGCGGCAACGCGAGCACCATTCTATCCAACGAGGGCGTCACGGTGGACATCACGCCTCCCCAAGTCATGAAATCGGAGAATCTGGTAGCATTCCTGCCACGTAAGGCGCTTAGCATTCCGCTGCTTATGGAGGGAATCGGCGAACTGGATATTCAGGTGATGATCTTTTAG
- a CDS encoding LysR family transcriptional regulator, with protein sequence MNISQLETLIMISKTLSFRKAGELLNLTQPAVSAQIKSLEEEFKTQLVDRNQPVTLTDKGQVFLTHAEQIVNIVDDLKQRLADLDETPQGHIILGTTTSIAIQILPRILSYFQDQFPHIKTSIQSMSSTQIYQHVENGLVDVGIGYLIGNSPGMTTSTLYYDTFELVVSPRHPLATQPGGARVEVLGQTPLILLSPDTVGRMFAEEVFAKHGIQTHVIMELTSSEEVKRMVELDLGAGIISKQSVAEEVRAGALKIIPIMELEVTHPVGVITKSGKYVNSAMRQFLSDLKGMPETQFIGSE encoded by the coding sequence ATGAACATCAGCCAACTGGAGACGCTTATCATGATCTCCAAAACGTTGAGCTTCCGCAAGGCGGGAGAACTGCTCAATCTGACTCAGCCGGCAGTTTCCGCACAGATCAAGAGCCTTGAGGAAGAGTTCAAGACCCAGCTGGTGGACCGGAACCAGCCCGTTACGCTGACGGACAAAGGGCAAGTGTTTCTTACGCATGCGGAGCAGATCGTAAATATCGTCGATGATTTGAAGCAGAGGCTTGCCGATCTGGACGAGACGCCTCAGGGCCATATTATTCTGGGGACGACGACCTCAATCGCGATTCAGATTCTGCCGCGCATTCTTTCCTATTTCCAGGATCAATTTCCTCATATCAAAACGTCCATCCAATCCATGTCCTCTACGCAGATATACCAGCATGTTGAGAACGGCCTTGTCGATGTCGGCATCGGCTACCTGATCGGAAACAGCCCAGGCATGACCACCTCCACTCTCTATTACGATACCTTTGAGCTGGTCGTGTCCCCAAGGCATCCACTGGCCACGCAGCCGGGAGGAGCCCGCGTCGAGGTGCTGGGCCAAACTCCGCTGATTCTGCTCTCGCCCGATACAGTCGGACGGATGTTCGCCGAAGAGGTGTTTGCCAAGCACGGCATCCAGACTCATGTGATCATGGAGCTGACCAGCAGCGAGGAAGTGAAGCGGATGGTGGAGCTGGATCTGGGCGCAGGCATTATTTCGAAGCAGTCGGTGGCGGAGGAGGTACGGGCTGGGGCCCTCAAGATCATTCCGATTATGGAGCTTGAAGTGACTCATCCCGTCGGCGTCATCACCAAATCAGGCAAATATGTCAACTCTGCCATGCGACAGTTCCTCAGCGATCTCAAGGGAATGCCGGAGACGCAGTTCATCGGTTCGGAATAG
- a CDS encoding histidinol-phosphatase — MKFDLHTHHFRCGHADGNIRNYIEAGIQAGLGVIGISDHTPYFGDPSDQAFPHIAMAKSEFAAYVEEVLALKKEYEGAIDVLLGIESDYFPEHVEAYRKILDAYPFDYVIGSVHSTGGISIFNKGRWKGLATEEKVAVKTEYYRLISESARTGMFQILGHIDAMKGNYPDFSNIPAPGPLEDCLKVIADCGVAIEINTSGKTKLSGGWYPSDDILERALYHGVQVTFGSDAHKPSRVGDEHEAVAARLKEIGFTSWVYYKQRQKIEVPL, encoded by the coding sequence ATGAAATTCGACCTGCACACCCATCATTTCCGCTGCGGCCATGCCGACGGAAACATTCGGAATTACATTGAAGCCGGCATTCAGGCCGGGCTCGGAGTCATAGGCATTTCGGATCACACCCCTTATTTCGGAGATCCGAGCGATCAAGCTTTTCCGCATATTGCTATGGCAAAATCAGAATTCGCCGCTTATGTGGAAGAAGTGCTCGCTTTGAAAAAAGAGTATGAGGGCGCGATCGACGTCCTGCTCGGTATCGAATCCGACTATTTCCCGGAACATGTGGAAGCGTACCGTAAGATTCTGGACGCCTACCCTTTCGACTACGTGATCGGTTCCGTGCACAGTACGGGAGGCATCAGCATTTTTAACAAGGGGCGCTGGAAGGGCCTCGCAACCGAAGAGAAGGTTGCCGTCAAGACGGAGTATTACCGGCTCATCTCCGAGTCCGCGCGCACCGGCATGTTCCAGATTCTCGGCCATATCGACGCCATGAAGGGCAACTATCCCGATTTCTCAAACATTCCCGCTCCGGGTCCGCTTGAGGATTGCCTGAAGGTCATTGCCGATTGCGGTGTAGCGATTGAGATTAACACCTCCGGCAAAACAAAGCTGAGCGGCGGCTGGTACCCGTCGGACGACATCCTGGAACGGGCGCTGTACCACGGTGTGCAGGTAACGTTCGGCTCGGATGCGCATAAGCCTTCGAGGGTGGGCGACGAGCATGAAGCGGTGGCGGCCCGGCTGAAGGAGATCGGCTTTACCTCCTGGGTTTACTACAAGCAGCGGCAGAAAATCGAGGTACCTCTGTAA
- a CDS encoding helix-hairpin-helix domain-containing protein, whose product MEEKDIAGTQNGLPEKLSKPARRALQGAGYLTLEQLAEAGEAELLKLHGMGPKALDQLRRAMADKGLNFADET is encoded by the coding sequence ATGGAGGAAAAAGATATTGCCGGTACTCAAAACGGTCTTCCCGAAAAACTGAGCAAACCTGCTAGACGCGCGCTTCAGGGGGCCGGATATTTGACTTTGGAGCAGTTAGCGGAGGCGGGCGAAGCGGAACTTCTGAAACTGCATGGAATGGGGCCAAAAGCGCTGGATCAACTGCGGCGCGCAATGGCGGACAAAGGTTTGAATTTTGCGGATGAGACGTAG
- a CDS encoding type 1 glutamine amidotransferase domain-containing protein, whose protein sequence is MGKKIAVIVTDLFEDVELTSPAEAFEAAGHEVVAIEWEAGKEVSGKHGAKVTIARSIGEANAADFDALLIPGGFSPDLLRADDRFGQFAKAFVQEEKPVFAICHGPQVLIDTELLKDIDITGYRSIRNDLKNAGANYKDEEVVVSRNIVTSRTPDDLPAFNRESLNLLGR, encoded by the coding sequence ATGGGTAAAAAAATTGCGGTTATCGTAACGGATTTGTTCGAGGATGTGGAGCTTACAAGTCCGGCAGAAGCGTTTGAGGCGGCCGGTCACGAGGTTGTAGCTATCGAATGGGAAGCGGGAAAAGAGGTTTCGGGCAAGCATGGAGCCAAGGTAACAATCGCCCGTTCGATCGGAGAAGCGAATGCTGCAGATTTCGATGCACTGCTGATTCCGGGAGGATTCTCACCGGACTTGCTGCGTGCGGACGACCGGTTCGGTCAGTTTGCGAAGGCTTTTGTACAGGAGGAAAAACCGGTATTTGCGATTTGCCACGGACCTCAGGTGCTGATTGATACGGAGCTTCTGAAGGACATTGATATTACCGGCTACCGCTCGATTCGCAATGATTTGAAAAATGCCGGCGCGAACTACAAAGATGAAGAAGTGGTCGTCAGCCGGAATATTGTAACAAGCCGCACGCCGGATGATCTGCCCGCCTTTAACAGAGAATCTCTAAACTTGCTGGGCCGGTAA
- a CDS encoding MFS transporter yields the protein MITPKLRNTALLVAGCYFMENLDSTIVTTAVPAMSRALHVSSAQMGLIVTAYMVTLAVFIPISGWLAERFGTRPVFLSAIAIFTLASIACALSPSLEALVAARVLQGFGGAMMVPVGRVVVIKHTEKRDLLKIMSYLVWPGLISPAIAPLAGGLIITYASWEYLFLINIPLGIAGFIAAWKLIDDAAEAAPSKLDVTGVVLTGIGVGGLTYAAHVLADSGAAWSKGLLLSAVFLVAAAVAVRHLLTASNPIVELRILKIPTFRASQLGSSMYWMMVGSAPFMLTLLFQNVFGWSPTLAGGIVLFIFVGNIGIKPATTSLLNRFGFRRVLIVSTSIGALTMILSGLITPAVPIVLIALLTLVSGIVRSTALTAYSTMAYSDISPENTRHANALAATMQNLAAAFGIASATVALRAGEPIAHFVTGSSSASGPYTVSFFILGIIASFAALGAVRLDPSAGNALRRQQPQVSLNNQRRSS from the coding sequence GTGATTACTCCCAAGCTGCGCAACACCGCTTTGCTTGTCGCCGGTTGTTATTTCATGGAGAACCTTGACAGTACTATCGTTACAACAGCCGTGCCGGCAATGAGCCGGGCGCTTCACGTCTCTTCAGCTCAAATGGGGCTGATTGTCACCGCTTATATGGTCACGTTGGCCGTGTTCATCCCAATCAGCGGCTGGCTTGCCGAGAGGTTCGGGACCCGGCCTGTATTTCTGTCGGCCATCGCTATCTTTACGCTAGCTTCGATTGCCTGCGCCTTGTCACCGAGCCTGGAGGCGCTTGTCGCCGCGCGGGTGCTGCAAGGATTCGGGGGCGCGATGATGGTTCCGGTCGGCCGGGTAGTTGTCATCAAGCATACGGAGAAGCGGGATCTGCTGAAAATCATGTCTTATCTCGTCTGGCCCGGGCTGATCTCGCCTGCCATCGCGCCGCTTGCAGGCGGACTCATCATCACTTACGCCTCGTGGGAATATCTGTTTCTGATCAACATTCCTCTTGGCATTGCCGGATTTATCGCCGCCTGGAAGCTGATCGACGATGCCGCCGAAGCGGCGCCGTCCAAGCTGGACGTAACCGGAGTGGTGCTGACGGGAATCGGGGTAGGCGGATTGACTTATGCGGCCCATGTGCTCGCGGACTCCGGGGCCGCCTGGAGCAAAGGGCTGCTGTTGAGTGCGGTCTTCCTTGTCGCCGCCGCTGTCGCCGTCAGACATCTGCTGACCGCCTCCAACCCGATTGTGGAGCTGCGGATTCTGAAAATTCCAACCTTTCGCGCTTCTCAGCTCGGCAGCTCCATGTACTGGATGATGGTCGGCTCCGCGCCTTTTATGCTGACTCTGCTGTTTCAGAACGTCTTCGGCTGGAGCCCGACGCTTGCGGGCGGCATTGTGCTGTTCATCTTTGTCGGAAACATCGGCATCAAGCCGGCGACGACCTCTCTGCTGAACCGGTTCGGCTTTCGCCGCGTTCTGATCGTCTCGACGTCAATCGGCGCTCTGACCATGATTCTGAGCGGATTGATCACTCCGGCTGTTCCGATTGTGCTTATCGCCTTGCTCACGCTGGTCAGCGGCATCGTCCGGTCCACGGCGCTAACGGCTTATTCCACGATGGCGTACAGCGATATTTCGCCGGAGAACACGCGCCATGCCAACGCGCTGGCGGCAACCATGCAGAACCTTGCCGCCGCCTTCGGCATTGCTTCGGCAACGGTGGCGCTGCGCGCCGGGGAGCCGATCGCGCATTTTGTTACCGGCTCTTCCAGCGCCTCGGGGCCTTATACGGTCTCCTTCTTCATCCTGGGCATCATCGCTTCATTTGCGGCGCTGGGGGCGGTACGGCTGGACCCAAGCGCCGGTAACGCTTTACGGCGGCAGCAACCTCAAGTAAGTCTGAATAATCAAAGAAGAAGCAGCTAA
- a CDS encoding metallophosphoesterase yields MNEPAQNKSTVSATGGGRGNLADLPSTGTGGKKITRRQFLARGAAALIGAGLLTGGYSWKGEPSWLEINNLTLEWKELPASFSGLKLVHFSDVHLGFNKDAGDVKRLIRHIREAEPDLICFSGDIVDSYPEDLEDSVPLFAGLTAPMGKFAVLGNHDYKHAEQLVGLLEAAGFKVLRNGHVLIRRGDESIAVAGMEDYLINSPGPDPKAAMGGIPPGTFTVLLMHEPDYADFVQEYSIQLQLSGHSHGGQIRIPFMGAPFVPDGSVKYISGLYTVGNQRMKLYVNRGFGETYMPFRFMCRPELTVFTLRRMEG; encoded by the coding sequence ATGAACGAACCGGCGCAAAATAAATCTACAGTATCCGCCACAGGCGGCGGACGCGGCAATTTGGCCGATTTGCCCTCCACCGGCACTGGCGGCAAAAAAATAACGCGCCGCCAATTTCTGGCCCGAGGAGCGGCGGCGTTAATCGGTGCGGGGCTGCTGACCGGCGGTTACAGCTGGAAGGGAGAGCCGAGTTGGCTGGAAATAAACAACCTAACGCTGGAGTGGAAGGAGCTCCCCGCTTCGTTCTCAGGACTGAAGCTTGTCCATTTCAGCGATGTGCATCTTGGCTTTAACAAGGATGCCGGGGATGTAAAGCGGCTGATACGCCATATTAGGGAAGCGGAACCGGACCTCATCTGCTTCAGCGGCGATATCGTGGACAGCTATCCGGAGGATTTGGAGGATTCCGTCCCTCTGTTTGCCGGTCTGACTGCTCCAATGGGCAAATTTGCGGTCCTTGGGAATCATGATTACAAGCATGCCGAGCAACTGGTCGGTCTGCTGGAGGCTGCGGGGTTCAAAGTGCTGCGCAACGGGCATGTCCTTATCCGAAGAGGGGATGAATCTATTGCTGTCGCAGGGATGGAGGATTATCTGATAAACAGTCCCGGTCCGGATCCAAAGGCGGCGATGGGCGGCATTCCGCCGGGCACATTCACGGTGCTGCTCATGCACGAGCCGGATTATGCGGATTTCGTTCAGGAATATTCTATTCAGCTTCAGCTGTCCGGACACAGCCACGGCGGACAGATTCGCATTCCTTTTATGGGCGCTCCCTTTGTGCCGGATGGGTCGGTCAAGTATATTAGCGGCTTATACACGGTTGGGAACCAGAGGATGAAGCTTTATGTAAACCGGGGCTTTGGCGAGACTTACATGCCTTTCCGGTTCATGTGCCGTCCGGAGCTCACGGTATTTACGCTGCGCCGGATGGAAGGATAG
- a CDS encoding DUF3891 family protein encodes MICREQDEKFVMIKQYDHGLLAGAWSPGGLRRSTAIRRKRR; translated from the coding sequence GTGATTTGTCGGGAGCAGGATGAGAAGTTTGTCATGATCAAGCAGTATGACCACGGGCTGCTGGCCGGGGCATGGTCTCCCGGGGGCTTGCGGCGGAGTACAGCAATACGCCGGAAACGGCGATAA
- a CDS encoding MBL fold metallo-hydrolase, whose product MTHHYQQISPHVFIMHAEHETDRPILAAIAGERRTLLMDAGNSPAHAELFRRELKRRGVRMPEILALTHWHWDHTFGMQVWNLPVVAHAETSRALTSLSGLDWSDGCLLDLIRQGTINEESAADIWKEFGGNRDIRIVEPDILFQGRISFDLGGVVCEMIHVGGDHSADSCILHVREDRVLFLGDALGPSVYGGPRKYTSAAFLQLLSVAYGYNAQWYVESHGVPMSGEEFRSDLAGWEKLARIVEAFGHDRERVVHEMKAFLQCDELPKDLLQGLDYFMAGRANMV is encoded by the coding sequence ATGACGCACCATTATCAACAGATAAGCCCGCATGTCTTCATCATGCATGCTGAGCATGAAACGGATCGTCCCATCCTTGCGGCCATTGCAGGAGAGCGGCGGACGCTGCTCATGGACGCCGGCAATTCGCCGGCGCATGCGGAGCTGTTCCGCAGGGAGCTTAAGCGGCGCGGTGTCCGTATGCCGGAGATTCTGGCGCTGACCCACTGGCACTGGGACCATACCTTTGGCATGCAGGTCTGGAACCTCCCGGTAGTGGCCCATGCGGAGACTAGCCGGGCGCTTACTTCGCTATCGGGGCTGGACTGGTCGGACGGCTGTCTCCTGGACTTGATTCGTCAAGGGACCATCAACGAAGAGAGCGCGGCCGATATTTGGAAGGAGTTCGGCGGAAATCGCGACATCCGCATAGTCGAACCGGATATTTTGTTCCAGGGCCGGATCTCTTTTGATCTCGGCGGTGTCGTTTGCGAAATGATTCACGTCGGAGGGGACCACTCCGCCGACAGCTGCATTTTGCATGTCAGGGAGGATCGGGTGCTGTTTCTGGGCGATGCGCTGGGACCCTCCGTCTACGGTGGTCCGCGCAAATACACTAGCGCCGCCTTTTTGCAGCTGCTGTCCGTCGCATATGGGTATAACGCTCAGTGGTACGTGGAGTCACATGGTGTCCCGATGAGCGGGGAAGAATTCCGCAGCGATCTGGCGGGCTGGGAGAAATTAGCCCGGATCGTGGAGGCGTTCGGCCATGACCGGGAGCGGGTTGTCCACGAAATGAAGGCATTTTTGCAGTGTGATGAACTGCCTAAAGATCTGCTTCAGGGACTTGATTATTTCATGGCAGGCCGGGCAAATATGGTATAA
- the sdhB gene encoding succinate dehydrogenase iron-sulfur subunit: MAETAAAPKNVKFIITRQDDPQSESYTEEFNLPYRPGMNVISALMEIQRNPVNAKGDATVPVCWESNCLEEVCGACSMVINGKPRQACAALIDNLEQPIRVEPMSTFPVVRDLVIDRTRMFNALKKVKAWIPIDGTYDLGPGPRMAEKKRQWAYELSKCMTCGVCLEACPNVNAKTDFIGPAAISQVRLFNAHPTGEMNADERLEALMTDGGIEGCGNSQNCVRACPKGIPLTTSIAEINKQTTKHMFKRWLGV, translated from the coding sequence ATGGCGGAAACAGCAGCAGCTCCCAAAAACGTGAAATTTATTATCACCCGCCAGGACGACCCGCAGAGCGAGTCTTACACAGAGGAATTCAATCTTCCCTACCGCCCGGGGATGAACGTCATCAGCGCCCTGATGGAGATTCAGCGGAATCCGGTCAATGCCAAGGGCGATGCCACGGTTCCGGTCTGCTGGGAATCGAACTGCCTGGAGGAAGTATGCGGCGCCTGCTCCATGGTTATCAACGGTAAGCCGCGTCAGGCCTGCGCTGCCTTGATCGACAATCTGGAGCAGCCGATCCGCGTCGAGCCGATGAGCACCTTCCCGGTTGTGCGCGACCTCGTTATCGACCGTACCCGGATGTTTAACGCGCTTAAAAAGGTAAAAGCCTGGATTCCGATCGACGGAACATATGACCTCGGTCCGGGTCCGCGCATGGCCGAGAAAAAGCGGCAGTGGGCCTACGAGCTGTCCAAATGCATGACCTGCGGCGTCTGCCTGGAGGCTTGCCCGAATGTCAACGCAAAGACCGACTTCATCGGTCCGGCGGCCATTTCGCAGGTCCGCTTGTTCAACGCCCATCCGACGGGCGAGATGAACGCCGACGAACGGCTGGAGGCGCTGATGACGGATGGGGGCATCGAGGGCTGCGGCAACTCGCAGAACTGTGTCCGGGCCTGCCCGAAAGGCATCCCGCTGACCACCTCCATCGCCGAGATTAACAAGCAGACAACGAAGCATATGTTCAAGCGGTGGCTGGGCGTGTAG